In Desulfovibrio sp., the sequence CTTCCCCCATTTCTCCGACAAGCCGGCGGCCATGGCCGAAATGGCCAGGGTGTCCAAAAGGGGTGGGAAGCTTTTCATAGCCCACCTGCTCAGCCGGGCGGAACTCATGAGCCACCACAAGACGCATCCGGCCGTTGCCGATGACCACCTGCCGGACACGCCCGCGATGCGGCGGCTTTTCATGGAGGCGGGCTTCGAAGACCCGGTCATAATCGATGAGCCGGGGCGGTATCTGGCCACGGCCCGCAAACCCTAGCGGGGAAAAGCATGACTTCTCTCGTCAGATTTGGCGTTCTTTTGCTTTGCCTGGCCGCCGGGCCCGCCCTGGCCGATGCCCCGGTGCCGGTCATGGCCGGGACCACGCTGGTGGAGGACATCCTCACCGGCCTTGGCGGGAAGGATGTGGCCGTGAAGACGGTCATCCCGGGGGCGGCCTGCCCGGGCCATTACGACGTAAAGACCTCGGACGTGGCCTTTCTCGCCAGGGCGAGCGTCATTCTCCTGCATGACTGGCAGGAACGCATGCCCGCCCTGGTCTCCATCATCGATGCCGTGCCGGGCGCGAAACAAAAGGTCCGCGTGCTCAAGGCCAAGGGCAACTGGATGGTGCCCGAAAGGCAGGCCGAGGCAGCCATGGAAATAGCGGAGGTTCTGCAAGAACTGGCTCCGGGCCGGGCCGGACGGTACGCTGAGGCGGTCCGCGGACGCCTCGCCTCGATTCAGGCCGTGGCGGAAAGAGAGAAGGAGCGGATACGGTCCGCCGGTCTTGCGGGGGCTCCGGTCATCTGCGACGTGATGCAGCGCCCGTTGGTGGAGTTCTTGGGGTTTAGGGTGGTCGCGGACTATGGCCGGTTCGAGGAGATGGGGCCGGAGGCCCTGGGCAGAACCATCACGGCCGCGAAATTGTCCGGCGCGAAACTCGTTCTCGACAATCTCCAATCCACCGGGGCCGCCGGGAAGTCCCTGGCTGAGGACATCGGCGCGGGGCACGCCACGCTGACCAATTTCCCCGGCGGCTTCCCAGGCGCGGACACCTGGGAGGACGCTGTGAGCCGCAATGTGGACCTTATCTTGGCGGCGGGGAAATGACCGCCACCGGCTGGCACACACAGGCCGAGCCGGTGGCCAGGCTTGAAAACGTGCGGATTTTCCGGCGCGGGCGTCTGACCCTGAGTGTTGATGCGCTCGACCTGCAACCGGGGGAGTGCCTGGGAATCATCGGGCCAAACGGGGCCGGCAAAAGTACGCTGCTGTCCGCCTTGTCCGGTTTTCTGATGGCGGACGCTGGTACTATCACCCTGTTCGGCCAGCGTGTCAGCAATGCAAACGCCACGCGGCTGAGAAAACGCGTGGCCACGGTTTCGCAGTTGTCCGCGGTGGACCCCAGGCTTCCCATCACCGTGCATGAATCGGTCATGACGGGCGGTTTCGGAAAGCTTGGCCTGTGGCGCAGGCCGGGTAGGGCGCTGGCAGACAAGGCGGCCCGGATGATGGAACTGACCGGCATCGGGCATCTGGCCGGGCGCCCCCTCGGGCTTATTTCCGGCGGAGAGCGCCAGAGGACGGCCATTGCCAGGGCGCTTACCCAGGAGCCGGACATCCTGCTTCTTGATGAACCCACCTCGGCCCTGGACTGGAAGGCCCAGCGGGAAATCCTGGCCCTCATCCGGGACATCCATGCGGAAATCAAGCTCTGTGTGGCTCTTGTCACCCACGATCTGAACGCGCTGCCAGGCATGTGTACCCGCGTGGTCCAAATGCAAGGCGGTTCCATCTGCTGGTCCGGACCCGCCGCCGAAGCGCTCGACCCGGCCCGCCTGACCGGTCTGTATGGAACGCCGTTTCAGGTGATCTCACATGCCGGAACGTCCGTTGTTCTTTTTTGAGGCCGCAATGGAAGGATACATTTTCGAACACGCCTTCATGCGCAACGCGCTCCTGGCCGGGATTTTCGCCGGAATATCCTGCGGCCTGGTAGGCGTGTTCGCGGTGCTCATGCGCTTGACCTTCATAGGGGTGTGCCTGGCCCACGCGGCTTTCGCCGGGGGGCTGGCATCGCTGCTGTTGGGAGCCGACCCGCTCTTTGGGGCGCTTGTTCTGAGCATTGGGGCGGCGGCCGTTATTGGCCCTCTTGCCGACAAGGGAGACGTGTCGCCGGATACGGCAGTGGGCGTCGTGTTCACGGCCATGCTCGGGGTTGCCATCTTGTGCCTGGGGATCATGCCCGGGTCAAAAACGGCCGGACTGAACCTCTTGTGGGGCTCGCTTCTTACCGCTGGCAAGCGCGACGTCCTGCTGCTGGGAGGAGTGGC encodes:
- a CDS encoding ABC transporter ATP-binding protein — its product is MTATGWHTQAEPVARLENVRIFRRGRLTLSVDALDLQPGECLGIIGPNGAGKSTLLSALSGFLMADAGTITLFGQRVSNANATRLRKRVATVSQLSAVDPRLPITVHESVMTGGFGKLGLWRRPGRALADKAARMMELTGIGHLAGRPLGLISGGERQRTAIARALTQEPDILLLDEPTSALDWKAQREILALIRDIHAEIKLCVALVTHDLNALPGMCTRVVQMQGGSICWSGPAAEALDPARLTGLYGTPFQVISHAGTSVVLF
- a CDS encoding zinc ABC transporter substrate-binding protein, which gives rise to MTSLVRFGVLLLCLAAGPALADAPVPVMAGTTLVEDILTGLGGKDVAVKTVIPGAACPGHYDVKTSDVAFLARASVILLHDWQERMPALVSIIDAVPGAKQKVRVLKAKGNWMVPERQAEAAMEIAEVLQELAPGRAGRYAEAVRGRLASIQAVAEREKERIRSAGLAGAPVICDVMQRPLVEFLGFRVVADYGRFEEMGPEALGRTITAAKLSGAKLVLDNLQSTGAAGKSLAEDIGAGHATLTNFPGGFPGADTWEDAVSRNVDLILAAGK
- a CDS encoding metal ABC transporter permease gives rise to the protein MEGYIFEHAFMRNALLAGIFAGISCGLVGVFAVLMRLTFIGVCLAHAAFAGGLASLLLGADPLFGALVLSIGAAAVIGPLADKGDVSPDTAVGVVFTAMLGVAILCLGIMPGSKTAGLNLLWGSLLTAGKRDVLLLGGVATAVLLGIIVFYKEILAVACHRQVAACVGIPATAVFYAILFATGMTVTACLPSVGGLLVYSLIINPAAAAYQLTYRLPTMFVLAALLGMASSISGLLLAWHTDVPAGAAIVVCSSLYFLACALFSPKKRLPRE